The following DNA comes from Capsicum annuum cultivar UCD-10X-F1 chromosome 7, UCD10Xv1.1, whole genome shotgun sequence.
tcatccatgaaaacctccaTTGTATCGTCTACCATATCCAAAAAGTAGAGAACATGAATCGTTGGAATGTGGCCGGTGTGTTTCATAACCTAAAGGGCAGGCACTTGAAAGAAAATGTGCCATAGGGACAAGTGAAAGTGgttttttcttgtacttctagGGCGATGCAAATTTGATTGTACACTGAGTAACCATCAAGAAAGAAACACCAACCTCGATCGACTATTCTATCCAACATTCGATCCGTAAATGGCATGGGAAAGTGGTCTTTCTCATTCCATGAGTTCAATTTGcgataatccatacacactctccaACCCGTGACCGGACGCATAGGTACAAGATCATTATTCTCATTAGGGAAAACCGTCATGCCACCTTTTTTGGAAACACATTGGATCGGACTCACCCACGTACTAGTCAAAATTGGGTAGACAACTCCTGCATCAAGCCACTTAATGATTTCCTTCTTGACCACCTCTTGAATTGGTTGATTGAGTCTCCTTTGGTGTTCCATACTAGGAACATGATCAACATTTAACTTGATTTTATGAGAACGAATTTCGGGAGGGATTCCTATAATGTCCGCGATAGTCCACCCAATAGCTTGAatgaattttttcataattgattTCAAGGCATCCACTTGGCAAGGTTCAAGATCACCCGCTACAATGATTGATAATGTCTTTTCCTCACCCAAGAAAATATATTGGGGATGAGATGgtaacaaatcaagttcaagttgAGGTGGTTCAATAATAGACGGCTTGGCGGGTGGACTCTCATggtttttcaaatcaagatccaattTGATCGGGTTCTTGGTGTAAGATCCAAGGCCCGTCAATGAAGTTACcacctcatcatattcttcaacCACCTCACTTTTAAAGTTCTACAATACACCCACCAAGGGGTCATTCACAAGATCCATTTCAACAGTGTTGGCTACCTTATTGTCAACCACATCAATCAATGAAATAACTGCAAGTCCATAGGTTGCTTCATGGACTTACACACATTAAAGGATACTTCGTCATTGTTCACCCGAAATTTCATCTCCCCATATTCCACATCTATAAAGGCCCTTCCGGTAGATAAGAATAGTCTACCAAGAATGATTGGGACCTCATGATCAatctcacaatcaagaataacgAAGTCGGTCGGAAAGATAAATCGGTCGACTTTCACCAAAACATCGTACAACATACCAAAAGAATTTTTGATTGAACGATTGACCATTAGAAGTCTCATAGTGGTAGGATTAGGATCACCCAAGCTTAACTTTCGAAACAAGGCAAATgacatcaaataaataattacCCCAATATCACACAACGCTTTTCTGGATTTGTAGACCCCAATAGTGCAAGGAATTGTAAATGAGCCCAGGTATTCTTTCTTCACCACTATTGCGTAAGATATTATAGCACTACAATTATGGGTTATCTCAATTATTTCAAAATCCATGACTCGCTTCTTTGTAACCAAGtcctttataaatttagcatacccgGGCATTTCTTGTAAGACTTCTAACAAAGGAATATTCACTGATAAATTGATAAACTTCGCAAGAAACTTCttgaacttggtatcatcatcctTCTTCTTGAGCCTTTATGGGAATAGGGGAGGAATTTTGATTTATGGCAATGGAATAATTGGAGTTTCATCCATTTTTGGAGTATCATCATCAACCACCTTCAGAGTTTTCTTACTTTCATTGTCTTCTTCAACTACCGTCGGCCGTTCAACACTTATCTCATTAGGCTTTGGATCATTATCAATTGGCCCTTATAGCCGCTTTCTCTTTGCATTGGCTTGTTCTTCATTTGCCTTATCATTAGGGTCTTTACCAAAATCAACATCTTTACCAAGAGTCCAACCACGCTCAGTGATAATAGCCATGATGTGAGAATCATTTTAAGGATTTACATCTGTGTCACTAGGCAATCCACCATTTTAtcttgcattaagttgtgctGAGATTTGACCTAATTAAGTTTCAAGTTGCTTGATAGAGGCCGAGTGAGATGTCACCATTTGATTTAGttggggttatgcaattctaGGAATGGGTTCATGCATGGGTACTTGGCAATTTATTCAACctttagctaaaagtcatggCTCGGCTAGATGTCAATGTTTCAGTGTTAATCTTTCAATTGCAACACCAAATTTCAtaaatgggttctttcgaacacctcacaagtgtgacaaTTTTTGACATCTATTACCTCAAGTGatatccttatgtctaagagatgtcattaaatgaaataaatcaagttattggttgcatttatttCTCCCCCATGtcctctctttcaagaatgacatggTTTCTAGGGTAGTTAGAGTTTGTAACCCCCAACTCTTAGTTAAATCCTGAAAAAATGCAACACCCATcacaaataactaattaggagAATAATTAGTTAAAATCCATGCACTACC
Coding sequences within:
- the LOC124885667 gene encoding uncharacterized protein LOC124885667 produces the protein MRLLMVNRSIKNSFGMLYDVLVKVDRFIFPTDFVILDCEIDHEVPIILGRLFLSTGRAFIDVEYGEMKFRVNNDENFKSEVVEEYDEVVTSLTGLGSYTKNPIKLDLDLKNHESPPAKPSIIEPPQLELDLLPSHPQYIFLGEEKTLSIIVAGDLEPCQVDALKSIMKKFIQAIGWTIADIIGIPPEIRSHKIKLNVDHVPSMEHQRRLNQPIQEVVKKEIIKWLDAGVVYPILTSTWVSPIQCVSKKGGMTVFPNENNDLVPMRPVTGWRVCMDYRKLNSWNEKDHFPMPFTDRMLDRIVDRDSIDGHARFYRRFIKDLLKIAHPLCKILENEEKFKFDDDCVKSFNCLKELLVSAPIIVAPNWSLLFELICETGSVALGAFWAYLLGTKVVVHTDHAAVRYFMSKKEAKPQLIRWITLLQEFDFEVKDRKRRENQVADHLSHLESNHEKLGEIDINGTFPKKLVISLSESITHWYADYANYIMSAMVPDELNHYQKKPFLFDVKNYFWDEPFLFRECADSVICRCVMEAEMRDILKACHSSPFGGPHGGI